A genomic segment from Saccharomyces eubayanus strain FM1318 chromosome IX, whole genome shotgun sequence encodes:
- the RSM25 gene encoding mitochondrial 37S ribosomal protein mS23 yields the protein MKIQTNAVNVLQRTSAYLKSGLLKETPAWYNVVASIPPSTKFTREPRFKNPSNGRIIGKLVDVAERQQANANGLYKTRPNHNDRRVGVKKLYKPPKLTYVEDRLRVLFYKQHPWELSRPKILVENEVGDENYDWSHMLQLGKSLDGESVIQRTMHLLKTQQYKDMVEAYDHARYEFYALRMQEETQQQVALEEAEMFGSIFGVSSIEHGIQKEQEVLDVWEKKVIEETELMAARSSNPAGSWKDDATLDTAQDEEPATTENLHF from the coding sequence ATGAAGATACAGACAAACGCCGTAAATGTTCTTCAACGGACATCTGCCTACCTGAAATCAGGGTTGTTGAAAGAAACTCCTGCATGGTACAATGTCGTGGCATCCATCCCACCATCCACTAAGTTTACCCGTGAACCTCGATTTAAGAACCCCTCCAACGGGCGCATCATAGGGAAGCTTGTTGACGTAGCAGAAAGGCAGCAAGCTAACGCTAATGGACTTTACAAGACAAGACCCAACCACAACGACAGGAGGGTAGGCGTGAAAAAACTGTACAAGCCTCCAAAGCTAACCTACGTGGAGGACAGGCTTAGAGTTCTTTTTTACAAGCAACACCCTTGGGAGCTGTCAAGACCCAAGATTTTAGTGGAGAATGAAGTCGGTGATGAAAATTACGATTGGAGCCATATGCTTCAACTAGGAAAATCATTGGATGGAGAAAGCGTCATTCAGCGGACCATGCACTTACTCAAAACACAACAGTACAAGGACATGGTCGAGGCATACGACCACGCAAGATACGAATTCTATGCGTTGAGGATGCAAGAAGAAACGCAACAGCAAGTAGCATTGGAAGAGGCAGAGATGTTCGGATCCATCTTCGGAGTTTCATCCATCGAGCATGGTATAcaaaaggaacaagagGTCCTCGACGTGTGGGAAAAGAAGGTCATTGAAGAAACCGAACTAATGGCAGCAAGGTCGAGCAATCCTGCTGGGTCTTGGAAGGACGACGCTACATTGGACACGGCGCAAGACGAAGAGCCCGCCACGACAGAGAACCTCCACTTCTAG
- the LYS12 gene encoding homoisocitrate dehydrogenase, with protein sequence MFRSVATRISACRGLASNAARKSLTIGLIPGDGIGKEVIPAGKQVLENLNSKHGLSFNFIDLYAGFQTFQETGKALPDETIKVLKDQCQGALFGAVQSPTTKVEGYSSPIVALRREMGLYANVRPVKSVEGSKGKPIDMVIVRENTEDLYIKIEKTYIDKATGTRVADAIKRISEVATRRIATIALDIALQRLQTRGEATLTVTHKSNVLSQTDGLFREICKDVYESNKDKYGKINYNEQIVDSMVYRLFREPQCFDVIVAPNLYGDILSDGAAALVGSLGVVPSANVGPEIVIGEPCHGSAPDIAGKGIANPIATIRSTALMLEFLGHNEAAQDIYKAVDANLREGAITTPDLGGKASTQQVVDDVLSRL encoded by the coding sequence ATGTTTAGATCCGTCGCTACTAGAATATCTGCTTGCCGTGGGTTGGCAAGCAACGCTGCTCGTAAATCGCTTACCATTGGTCTTATCCCTGGTGATGGGATAGGTAAGGAAGTCATTCCTGCCGGTAAGCAGGTTTTGGAAAACCTGAACTCTAAGCACGGCTTaagtttcaattttattGATCTTTATGCTGGTTTCCAAACTTTCCAAGAGACCGGTAAAGCGTTGCCTGACGAAACCATCAAAGTATTGAAAGACCAATGTCAGGGTGCTCTTTTCGGTGCAGTTCAGTCTCCTACTACCAAAGTGGAAGGTTACTCTTCACCCATTGTCGCTCTAAGGAGGGAAATGGGACTATATGCTAATGTCCGTCCTGTTAAATCTGTGGAAGGAAGTAAGGGTAAACCAATTGATATGGTCATTGTGAGAGAAAACACCGAGGATTTGTATATCAAGATCGAAAAGACATACATTGACAAAGCCACAGGGACAAGAGTTGCTGACGCTATTAAAAGAATATCCGAAGTTGCAACAAGAAGAATCGCAACTATTGCATTGGACATTGCTTTGCAAAGACTACAGACAAGGGGCGAAGCCACTTTAACGGTGACACACAAATCAAACGTCTTGTCCCAAACCGATGGTCTATTTAGAGAGATCTGTAAGGATGTCTACGAATCTAACAAAGATAAATATGGCAAAATCAACTACAACGAACAAATTGTGGATTCCATGGTCTACAGATTGTTCAGAGAACCACAATGTTTTGATGTGATAGTCGCACCTAACCTATACGGTGATATATTATCCGATGGTGCTGCTGCATTAGTGGGTTCTCTGGGTGTTGTTCCAAGTGCCAACGTCGGCCCCGAAATAGTCATTGGTGAACCATGCCATGGCTCTGCACCAGATATTGCTGGTAAGGGTATCGCCAACCCAATCGCCACTATAAGGTCAACAGCCTTGATGTTGGAATTCTTGGGCCATAACGAGGCTGCCCAAGACATTTATAAAGCCGTTGATGCCAACTTGAGAGAAGGCGCTATCACGACTCCTGATTTAGGCGGTAAGGCTTCTACCCAACAAGTGGTCGATGACGTTTTGTCAAGATTGTGA
- the PRK1 gene encoding serine/threonine protein kinase PRK1: MNTPQISLYEPGTVLTVGSHHAKIIKYLTSGGFAQVYSAEISPPDAYSSANKACLKRVIVPDKQGLNTLRAEVDAMKLLKNNKHVVSYIDSHAAKSVNGVAYEVFVLMEYCERGGLIDFMNTRLKNRLQESEVLEIMSQTVQGIVAMHALQPPLIHRDIKIENVLISHEGLYKVCDFGSVSGVIRPPKNPQEFNYVQHDILTNTTAQYRSPEMIDLYRGLPIDEKSDIWALGVFLYKICYYTTPFEKSGETAILHARYQYPSFPQYSDRLKNLIRLMLMEAPSQRPNICQVLEEVSRLQNRSCPIRNFYLLRAMNQNAHLASESTSMAFIPAQQHISQHSFQNIKGMTNIVPLTNIKTAPNLDSVSKFMNNNDRIEPMSQLHTQKLQTDPNILNPLTKTKSVPLSDDFTSLYYKELHPFQKSHTFKSVESFQSPQRKYIPSSPPPINSNNYDRVSTINRPNNYVDSETQTLDSMATPNLKPSPITTNKTTSFSKESTVAENVTGGSIVRSLSSKLKRVITGESRSSSPTKSRQNTGDSIRSAFGILRHGFTGSSINNNRSTSFDNNNGNNNGNSVSRRLTSSSSNPPSSNFSSDTKRQEELDKKRKLEHRRSMPPSILSDFDQHERNNSRTGSRDYYRSHSPVKKSQTMPTTTARPTLKSSNSDINVNQDKKESIQRRVHNLLNNSEDSLGYKSASGYGKYTDTEAEKSNRQSSVRITPISEERFNNYHTSNAMSDHTSSNDKPKSRPPRPPPKPLHLRTKIPNTRCSSHLQSRRPPEERISSEATETIVDVNVDDLEADFRKRFPSKV; the protein is encoded by the coding sequence ATGAATACCCCACAGATCAGTTTGTATGAACCAGGGACAGTATTGACCGTTGGGTCGCATCACGCCAAGATTATCAAGTACCTCACGAGTGGTGGATTTGCTCAGGTTTATTCTGCTGAAATTTCGCCTCCTGATGCGTATAGCAGTGCTAATAAAGCATGTTTAAAACGAGTTATTGTTCCAGATAAGCAGGGTTTGAATACCTTGAGAGCTGAAGTGGACGCTATGAagctcttgaaaaataataaacatGTGGTTTCTTACATAGACTCACATGCTGCGAAGTCCGTAAATGGTGTAGCATATGAAGTATTTGTATTAATGGAATATTGTGAACGTGGTGGTCTTATAGACTTTATGAACACCAGATTAAAGAATAGATTACAAGAGTCAGAAGTGTTGGAAATCATGAGCCAGACCGTCCAGGGAATTGTTGCCATGCATGCTCTACAACCTCCTTTAATTCATAGAGATATCAAGATCGAGAATGTACTTATTTCTCACGAAGGCCTTTATAAAGTTTGTGATTTTGGTTCCGTTTCTGGAGTAATAAGGCCACCCAAAAATCCACAGGAGTTTAACTATGTTCAGCATGATATCTTAACAAATACTACAGCTCAATACAGATCGCCTGAAATGATCGATTTATACAGAGGTTTACccattgatgaaaagtCTGATATTTGGGCTCTAGGTGTCTTCCTTTATAAAATATGCTACTATACTACGCCATTTGAGAAAAGTGGTGAAACTGCTATACTACATGCTAGATACCAATATCCATCTTTTCCCCAATATAGTGACaggttgaaaaatttgatacGTTTAATGTTGATGGAAGCTCCATCTCAGAGGCCAAACATTTGTCAAGTTTTAGAGGAAGTTTCCAGACTACAGAATAGGTCTTGCCCGATCAGAAATTTCTATTTGTTAAGAGCTATGAATCAAAATGCACATTTGGCGTCTGAATCAACTTCTATGGCATTTATACCAGCACAGCAACATATCTCTCAGCatagttttcaaaatattaagGGAATGACTAATATTGTCCCTTTAACTAATATCAAGACTGCCCCGAATTTAGACTCGGTATCAAAATTCATGAATAACAACGACAGAATAGAGCCTATGTCACAACTTCACACTCAAAAACTCCAAACTGATCCGAATATTTTAAATCCGTTAACGAAAACCAAATCCGTTCCACTCTCTGATGATTTTACATCGCTATACTACAAAGAATTGcatccttttcaaaagtcaCACACTTTCAAATCAGTAGAGAGCTTCCAATCCccacaaagaaaatacattCCATCATCTCCACCCCCAATCAATAGCAACAATTATGATAGAGTTTCTACAATAAATCGTCCAAATAACTATGTCGACTCAGAGACGCAAACTTTAGATAGTATGGCTACTCCCAACTTGAAACCATCCCCTATTACTACtaataaaacaacaagCTTCTCGAAAGAGTCTACTGTTGCAGAAAATGTAACTGGAGGAAGTATTGTACGTTCGCTAAGTTCTAAACTAAAAAGAGTTATCACAGGAGAATCCCGCAGTAGCTCTCCGACCAAATCGAGGCAGAATACTGGCGACAGTATTAGATCGGCATTTGGCATACTTCGTCATGGCTTTACTGGAAGTTCAATAAATAACAATAGGTCAACCTCCTTTGACAATAATAACGGCAACAACAACGGCAATAGTGTGAGTAGACGACTAACTTCGTCGTCGTCAAATCCGCCCTCTTCCAATTTTAGCTCAGACACTAAAAGACAAGAGGAGTTGGATAAGAAACGGAAGTTGGAACATCGTCGCAGCATGCCGCCTTCGATATTATCAGATTTTGATCAACACGAAAGAAATAACTCAAGAACCGGATCAAGAGATTATTACAGATCCCATTCCCCAGtgaaaaaatcacaaaCGATGCCTACCACAACAGCGAGACCCACTCTAAAATCGAGTAATAGCGATATTAACGTAAACCAAGataaaaaggaatcaattcaaagaagagtTCATAACTTACTAAATAATTCTGAAGATTCCTTGGGGTATAAGTCTGCCTCAGGGTATGGTAAATATACAGATACCGAGGCAGAAAAGTCTAATCGACAGTCCAGCGTAAGAATAACACCAATCAGTGAGGAAAGATTTAATAACTATCATACTAGTAATGCAATGAGCGATCATACTAGTAGCAATGACAAGCCTAAATCAAGACCACCACGCCCGCCACCAAAACCGTTGCATTtaagaacaaaaattcCTAATACAAGATGTTCCAGTCATTTGCAATCAAGGAGACCCCCAGAGGAAAGAATTTCTAGTGAAGCCACCGAAACGATTGTTGATGTTAATGTGGACGACTTGGAAGCTGATTTCAGAAAGCGGTTTCCCAGCAAAGTGTAA
- the BMT5 gene encoding 25S rRNA (uracil2634-N3)-methyltransferase codes for MARKLKGKIGSKGLKGALLRHQAKIKMVKKIESKQKHELKKKTPNTNNKKVKKNQELQKLSQEKVIPFEKTETLMLCGEGDFSFAKSIVEQGYIESGNLIITSYDNSVNELKLKYPHTFEENYQFLKDLNIPMFFQIDVTKLVKSFKISRNNTWFRTINRLSDHKWGNKPLQNIVFNFPHNGKGIKDQDRNIREHQDLVFAFFKNSLQLFNLINTKVQDDAFRYTQGYDLNENTPQSKKLTNEGYGNIILSVFDGEPYDSWQIKLLARKNGLTLSRSIKLQWENFPGYHHRRTNSEQDTTKPAKERDARFYIFSKYISNSSKRNHKSENGSDSDSD; via the coding sequence ATGGCTAGAAAACTCAAAGGAAAGATCGGCAGTAAAGGCCTGAAAGGTGCATTACTAAGACATCAAGCAAAGATTAAaatggtaaaaaaaatagaaagcAAGCAAAAGCatgaattgaagaaaaaaacccctaatactaataacaaaaaagtcaaaaaaaaccaagaattacaaaaactCAGTCAGGAAAAAGTTATACCTTTTGAGAAAACTGAAACTTTAATGCTATGTGGTGAGGgagatttttcttttgcaaaGTCGATTGTGGAGCAAGGCTATATAGAAAGTGGGAATTTGATCATAACAAGCTACGACAATTCTGTGAATGAGCTGAAACTGAAATACCCACACACTTTTGAGGAAAATTAtcaatttttaaaagatttgaatattCCAATGTTCTTCCAAATTGATGTTACCAAATTAGTCAAGAGCTTCAAAATCTCCAGAAATAATACTTGGTTTCGGACAATCAACAGACTCAGTGATCATAAATGGGGAAATAAACCTTTACAAAATATAGTTTTTAACTTCCCTCATAATGGTAAGGGTATCAAAGATCAAGATAGAAATATAAGAGAGCACCAAGACTTGgtttttgcatttttcaaaaactctttACAACTATTCAATCTCATAAACACAAAAGTTCAAGATGATGCTTTTCGTTACACACAGGGTTATGATCTTAATGAGAACACCCCGCAGTCCAAAAAACTAACCAATGAAGGCTATGGCAATATCATCTTGTCTGTTTTTGATGGGGAACCTTACGATTCATGGCAAATCAAGCTATTAGCTAGGAAAAATGGGTTAACTTTAAGTAGATCAATCAAACTCCAATGGGAAAACTTTCCAGGGTATCATCatagaagaacaaatagTGAACAAGATACCACAAAACCTGCGAAGGAACGTGATGCTAgattttatatatttagtAAATATATCTCAAACAGTTCAAAACGTAACCACAAAAGTGAGAACGGTTCCGATTCTGATTCTGATTGA
- the UTP25 gene encoding rRNA-binding ribosome biosynthesis protein UTP25 has protein sequence MSGNSARENDDHFRGHRKRGRQEMRKIKRTTARRTEDVDTNEVDHVVEELVERKDEGTVSDAGSESDLDIGDEEEKQEKVYDALLTILKSEHPEPKRKKTKAGENNETTDQSGGNENTGSEPVDDQLEIENGLLSDQEDDSDDNGNENELDEVDSEDEQDPFESHFNQVSEKYVDDVSNAFKAKNIRYKSVKSPLGDDESYIYSKPVVNGDETPVERLYKSSSIYSYFLKQRLKIQNGLLDKKIDPLTSLQKKLVDPMFQYKDILYEYDSYEKDEDEYRDLYTLHALNHIYKTRDRILKNNQRLQDNPDTEHLDQGFTRPKVLIVVPTRDAAYRVVDKIIKKSGIDQVDKKGKFYDQFRDDSLPPNSKPKSFQHIFRGNTSDFFVVGLKFTRKAIKLYSNFYQSDIIVCSPLGIQMILENTDKKKRQDDFLSSIELMVIDQLHSIEYQNISHIFTIFDHINKIPDQQHEADFSRIRMWYINEQAKLLRQTMVFTKYISPAANSLINGRCRNLAGRWKNHKVIEPETSSIGQLGLKIRQIFQRFDIIGNSIIEEPDYRFKFFTSVIIPSIVKSTGYEDGILIYIPDYTDFIRIRNYMKEKTTILFGDINEYSSQKQLNANRSLFQQGRVKVLLYTERLHHYRRYEIKGVKNVIFYKPPNNPEFYNETVRYIGKNAFLGNTDLNISTVRCVYSKLDGLSLERIVGTKRAGVLSHAQKEVYEFK, from the coding sequence ATGAGCGGCAATTCTGCAAGGGAGAACGATGACCATTTCCGTGGACATCGGAAGAGAGGAAGACAGGAAATGAGGAAGATTAAAAGAACTACTGCCAGAAGAACTGAGGATGTGGATACGAATGAAGTAGACCACGTGGTGGAAGAATTAGTCGAGAGAAAAGATGAAGGTACAGTTTCTGATGCTGGAAGCGAATCTGATCTTGACATCGgggatgaagaagagaagcaGGAAAAGGTTTATGACGCCTTGCTGACTATTCTAAAGTCTGAACACCCTGAgccaaagagaaaaaagacaaaggcTGGCGAGAACAACGAAACTACTGACCAGTCCGGCGGGAATGAGAATACAGGCTCTGAACCAGTCGACGACCAGCTAGAGATAGAGAATGGCCTTTTAAGTGATCAAGAAGATGATAGCGACGATAACGGGAACGAAAACGAGCTGGATGAAGTGGATAGTGAGGACGAGCAAGATCCCTTTGAGTCACATTTCAATCAAGTTTCAGAGAAGTACGTTGACGACGTGTCTAATGCTTTTAAGGCCAAAAACATAAGGTACAAATCCGTCAAATCTCCTCTAGGTGATGATGAATCGTACATATATTCCAAGCCAGTAGTAAATGGTGACGAGACCCCTGTTGAACGCCTATACAAGTCGTCTTCCATATATtcgtattttttgaaacaaaGACTGAAAATCCAAAATGGGCTACTGGACAAGAAAATCGACCCATTGACTTCTTTACAGAAAAAATTAGTAGACCCTATGTTTCAGTACAAAGACATACTATACGAATACGATTCCTACGAAAAGGATGAAGACGAGTATAGAGATCTGTACACCTTACATGCATTGAACCATATTTACAAGACAAGAGATagaatcttgaaaaataatcaaagaTTGCAAGATAACCCAGACACTGAGCATTTAGACCAAGGTTTCACGAGGCCAAAGGTGTTGATTGTGGTTCCCACTAGAGATGCAGCATATCGTGTCGTGGATAAGATTATTAAAAAATCCGGTATAGATCAAGTCGATAAGAAGGGGAAGTTTTACGATCAATTTCGTGATGATTCTTTACCGCCAAACTCTAAaccaaaatcttttcaacatATCTTCAGAGGGAATACCagtgatttttttgttgttggtcTTAAGTTCACAAGAAAGGCTATAAAGCTTTATAGTAACTTCTATCAATCTGATATCATCGTATGCTCGCCATTGGGTATTCAAATGATCTTGGAAAATACggataaaaagaaaagacaggATGATTTCTTGTCCTCCATAGAATTAATGGTCATTGATCAATTGCATTCTATAGAATACCAGAACATATCTCACATTTTCACCATATTCGATCatataaacaaaattcCTGATCAGCAACACGAAGCTGACTTTAGTAGAATTCGGATGTGGTATATCAATGAACAAGCTAAACTATTAAGACAAACAATGGTGTTTACCAAATACATTTCACCAGCGGCAAATTCATTGATTAATGGGAGATGCCGTAACTTGGCTGGTAGGTGGAAAAACCACAAAGTAATAGAACCAGAAACCTCCAGTATCGGACAATTGGGTTTGAAGATTAGAcaaatcttccaaagatTTGACATTATCGGAAACTCAATTATTGAAGAACCCGATTATAGATTCAAGTTCTTCACAAGTGTTATTATTCCCAGTATTGTCAAATCTACGGGCTATGAAGATGGTATACTGATTTATATTCCTGATTATACAGACTTTATCCGTATTAGAAACTACATGAAGGAAAAGACGACGATTCTGTTTGGCGATATAAATGAGTATTCTAGTCAAAAACAACTCAATGCTAACAGATCACTATTTCAACAAGGCCGCGTGAAAGTTCTGTTATATACAGAGAGACTGCACCATTATAGACGTTATGAAATCAAAGGTGTGAAAAACGTTATATTTTATAAGCCACCAAATAATCCAGAGTTTTACAATGAAACTGTCAGATATATTGGTAAGAATGCCTTTTTGGGTAACACTGATTTGAATATATCCACTGTTAGGTGTGTTTACAGTAAATTAGACGGTCTTTCACTGGAAAGAATTGTGGGTACTAAAAGAGCAGGTGTATTATCACATGCTCAAAAGGAAGTATATGAATTCAAGTAA
- the ICE2 gene encoding Ice2p produces MTSLSKSFMQSGRICAACFYLLFTLLSIPISFKVGGLECGLSFTVTLFTLYFITTTLNVLARRNGARLYIFLTSCLYYSQHFVIASLLYLFLSGFSNDELGNVLKNRSNESESFLEVLKNSLNSNQINYVLYYYYYRFVVQPWQFILTKSTPFFTLSEGFFTILAIQAVGETNRWLSNDLNSNTWIISSLLASGGVITASLYYLYRIYVTPIWPLSIQTASLLGFVLSMVCGLGLYGIVSQRGSVIESSLFFAYIVRCVYEISPKLATTATDEILDLFKDVWQKHQRNLPTADNLLCYFHNVILKNAEMLWGSFIPRRRKTASDLHEKIISILSFEKVSLISKPFWRFFKNFTFSVPLSINEFCQVTIKMASESVSPAIVINLCFRVLMFYSATRIIPALQRKNDKQLRKSRRIMKGLYWYSPCILIAMYTHLILQYSGELKKDLCIWGCNEKWFGPDQPEIIVDSWGFWNWCNIFCTILVYATELVGSGS; encoded by the coding sequence ATGACCAGCTTGTCCAAAAGCTTCATGCAGAGTGGAAGAATCTGTGCAGCATGTTTTTACCTGTTGTTTACGCTGCTTTCAATTCCCATTTCATTCAAAGTTGGTGGTTTGGAGTGCGGTCTTTCCTTCACAGTGACACTTTTCACCTTGTATTTCATAACGACAACGCTCAATGTGCTGGCAAGGCGAAACGGAGCAAGactgtatatttttttgaccAGCTGTCTATATTATTCCCAACACTTTGTTATTGCTTCTCTGTTGTATCTATTTTTATCCGGGTTTTCTAACGATGAGTTAGGAAacgttttgaaaaatagaTCTAACGAGTCGGAGTCGTTCTTAGAGGTTTTAAAAAATAGCTTGAATTCCAACCAAATCAATTACGTGCTATACTATTACTACTATCGATTCGTTGTTCAACCATGGCAGTTCATACTTACCAAGTCTACACCTTTCTTTACTCTATCAGAAggatttttcactattttGGCCATTCAGGCCGTGGGAGAGACTAATAGATGGTTGTCGAATGACTTGAACTCAAATACATGGATTATTTCGTCATTGCTGGCTTCTGGGGGTGTAATCACCGCTTCACTTTACTATTTGTATCGGATTTATGTGACTCCTATATGGCCACTATCTATTCAAACAGCATCTTTATTAGGATTTGTTTTGTCCATGGTATGCGGGCTTGGACTATACGGTATTGTAAGTCAAAGGGGGTCCGTGATAGAaagttcattatttttcgCATACATTGTTCGTTGTGTCTATGAAATTTCTCCCAAATTAGCTACTACGGCAACGGATGAAATCCTAGATTTGTTCAAAGATGTATGGCAGaaacatcaaagaaatttgcCTACGGCGGATAATCTACTGTGCTATTTCCATAAcgttattttgaaaaatgcagAAATGTTGTGGGGGTCCTTTATCCCCAGAAGAAGGAAGACAGCTAGCGATCTccatgaaaaaatcataagTATCTTgtcatttgaaaaagtgtCTTTGATATCTAAACCGTTTTggagatttttcaaaaatttcaccTTCAGTGTTCCGTTATCCATCAACGAATTTTGCCAAGTCACGATTAAAATGGCAAGTGAATCAGTATCACCAGCCATAGTGATCAATTTATGCTTTAGAGTTCTCATGTTCTACTCGGCAACAAGGATTATCCCCGctttacaaagaaagaatgacAAGCAGTTGCGCAAGAGTCGTAGAATCATGAAAGGATTGTATTGGTACAGTCCCTGTATACTGATTGCTATGTACACTCATTTGATTTTGCAGTATTCCGGTGAGttaaagaaagatttgTGTATATGGGGCTGTAATGAGAAATGGTTTGGACCAGATCAGCCAGAAATTATAGTGGATTCATGGGGGTTCTGGAACTGGTGCAATATTTTCTGTACTATCTTGGTATATGCTACTGAGTTAGTCGGTTCTGGCAGTTGA
- the AVT7 gene encoding Avt7p gives MEPTASALSSIANLVKTIVGAGTLAIPYSFKSDGVLIGILLIVLAAVTSGLGLFVLSKCSKTLINPRNSSFFTLCMLTYPTLAPIFDLAMIVQCFGVGLSYLVLIGDLFPGLFGGERNYWIIASTAVIIPLCLVKKLDQLKYSSILGLFALAYISLFIFSHFVFDLGKGKLTDVLENDICWWKIHDIKGLLSTFSIIIFAYTGSMNLFPMINELKDNSMENITLVINNSITLSTILFLTVGLCGYLTFGNKTSGNLMLNYDPNSIWIVIGKFCLGSMLILSFPLLFQPLRVAVNNVIIWLEITFGNADPNEDTQVSEYTRTSNLRPISMTVDDPTQSNALATDATSYDEQDRLLPNGNLDNGSIEIQGHDGGTMAVPVDNEHHAPFVKSRFYWITAVLLISMYTLALSVQSFALVLSLVGATGSTSISFTLPGLFGYKLIGSDSLAVGKMIPPRDRFYKRCSLLLVFYGLSVMFLSLYVTLFNAPDNA, from the coding sequence ATGGAGCCTACAGCGAGTGCTCTTTCATCTATAGCAAATTTAGTGAAAACGATAGTAGGAGCTGGCACTCTAGCCATTCCGTACAGTTTCAAAAGTGATGGGGTTCTGATCGGGATTCTTTTGATAGTATTAGCTGCAGTAACGTCTGGATTGGGCCTATTCGTGTTGTCCAAATGTTCCAAAACGCTGATTAATCCGAGaaactcttcttttttcaccttATGCATGCTCACCTACCCCACCTTAGCTCCGATCTTCGATCTAGCAATGATCGTCCAATGTTTTGGTGTTGGGCTAAGTTATTTGGTTCTTATCGGCGATCTCTTCCCAGGGCTATTTGGCGGTGAAAGAAACTATTGGATAATTGCATCTACAGCGGTCATTATACCCTTATGTTTAGTGAAGAAATTAGATCAATTGAAATATTCTAGTATTCTGGGTCTTTTTGCCTTGGCTTACATATCacttttcatcttcagtcACTTTGTGTTTGACCTGGGCAAAGGCAAGCTAACAGATGTGTTAGAAAACGACATATGCTGGTGGAAAATCCACGATATCAAAGGATTATTGTCAACTTTCAGTATYATAATCTTTGCGTATACCGGATCAATGAATCTATTCCCTATGATAAATGAGCTAAAGGACAACAGCATGGAAAACATCACCTTGGTAATTAATAATTCGATAACTTTGTCAACTATACTATTTCTGACTGTTGGTTTATGTGGCTATTTAACCTTTGGCAATAAGACTTCGGGTAATTTGATGTTAAATTACGACCCTAACTCAATTTGGATAGTAATTGGTAAATTTTGTCTAGGATCCATGCTAATCCTATCATTTCCACTTTTATTCCAGCCATTACGCGTAGCAGTTAACAACGTTATAATCTGGCTCGAAATCACTTTTGGCAATGCTGATCCAAATGAGGACACGCAAGTTTCCGAATACACCCGAACTTCTAACCTAAGACCGATTAGTATGACTGTCGACGATCCAACCCAATCTAATGCGTTGGCTACCGATGCAACTTCGTATGATGAACAGGATCGTTTACTCCCAAATGGAAACCTCGACAATGGCTCAATAGAAATCCAAGGACATGATGGAGGCACTATGGCAGTCCCTGTAGATAATGAACATCACGCACCATTTGTTAAGTCTAGATTCTACTGGATCACAGCAGTGTTGTTGATAAGTATGTACACTCTAGCATTATCCGTCCAGTCGTTTGCATTGGTTCTTTCATTAGTAGGAGCCACAGGTTCAACGTCGATTTCATTCACTCTACCTGGTTTATTTGGATACAAGTTAATTGGTTCTGACTCGTTAGCTGTCGGGAAAATGATCCCACCAAGAGATagattttacaaaagatGTAGCTTGTTGTTGGTATTTTACGGGTTATCTGTCATGTTTTTATCCTTATACGTAACTTTATTCAATGCTCCAGACAATGCCTAA